The window GGAACCCTATACAACTCAAGGAAGGCCAAGAGATCACTATCACCACTGACTATGAAACTTTAGGAGACGAGTCGACGATCTCCATGAGCTATAAGAAGCTTCCCTTAGATGTGAAGCCCGGAAACACCATTCTCTGTGCAGATGGAAGCATAAGTCTAGCTGTCTTATCATGTGATCCAGAGTCTGGAACTGTTAGGTGCAGGTGCGAAAACACGGCGATGCTTGGCGAGAGAAAGAACGTGAATCTCCCCGGTGTCGTTGTTGATCTCCCCACTCTGACAGACAAGGATATTGAAGATATTATGGGTTGGGGTGTTCCTAACAGCATCGATATGATTGCGCTTTCTTTTGTCCGTAAAGGCTCAGATCTTGTTAATGTCAGGAGGGTTCTTGGTTCTCATGCTAAAAGCATAATGCTTATGTCAAAGgtacttcaattttttttcactTATGGCATTGAATTTTATGTAACCCTGCTGGTTCGGTTTCTTCGGTTAGTTAGGGTCGGTCAAAATTTAGCCGAAGTGAACCAAAAAGAAATTCggttttggttttcggttttaAAATTAAGAGTTTTTGGGTTTCGGTTATATTTTCGGTTtaaattgaataatttttttctaaaatcagTTGTTCGGTTATTTCAGTTCAaatttttggttagttcggttattAGTTGGTAAGTTTTTTAGAAAACCAAACTAACCGATTACTAAACCGAATTTTGTGTAGTCGAATTGAACCGAAGTGAACCAACCGAAAACCAAACTTTTCGGTTCATGCCTAATTTTATATTGAGGCATAGATGTAACTTATGGTTTTGATGTTTTGTATTTGAAGGTTGAGAACCAGGAAGGAGTGGTGAACTTTGATGAGATACTGCGCGAAACAGATGCATTCATGGTCGCTCGTGGTGATCTCGGGATGGAGATTCCCATAGAGAAGATCTTCTTAGCTCAGAAGCTGATGATCTACAAGTGCAACCTCGCAGGCAAACCAGTGGTCACAGCCACTCAGATGCTTGAGTCAATGATCAAGTCACCAAGGCCAACACGTGCTGAAGCCACGGACGTTGCCAACGCCGTCCTTGACGGCACAGACTGCGTGATGCTCAGCGGAGAGAGCGCAGCAGGAGCTTATCCGGAGATAGCTGTGAAAGTCATGGCCAAGATCTGCATTGAAGCAGAAAGCTCGCTTGACTACAACACGATCTTTAAAGAGAGGATCAGAGCGACTCCGGTTCCAATGAGCCCGTTGGAGAGTCTTGCATCGTCAGCTGTGAGGGCTGCGAACAAAGCGCATGCGAAGCTTATCATTGTGTTGACTCGCGGAGGCTCAACAGCTAAGCTTGTAGCTAAGTACAGACCCTCTGTTCCGATTCTTTCGGTGGTTGTACCAGTTATGACCACTGATTCCTTTGACTGGACTTGTAGTGACGAGTCGCCTGCAAGGCATAGTTTGATATACAGAGGTTTGATCCCTATGTTGGCTGAAGGATCTGCAAAGGCGACAGATAGTGAGTCCACAGAGGTTATCATTGAATCCGCTTTGAAGTCAGCTGTGAAGAGAGGACTGTGCAACCATGGTGATGCTGTTGTGGCGCTGCACCGTATTGGAGTTGCCTCGGTTATTAAGATCTGTGTGGTTAAGTAAAGAGATAAAGAATGGCTCTTGGTCTTGGCTCCTTATGATTGTTGGCAATCATAACTGAGTTAACTTCGTTACTTGAAATAAAGATGTACTGTTGAGACATCTCTCACTCTCTGTCTTTTCAGTTTTCAAGATTATGAATCTTAAATCTGCTTTGTATGAATCACTATGTATAACACTGTTTCTCTTCATAAGCTTTGCTTATAAAAGATTAAGCTTTGAGGTTTTAGTAATATAATAACATACAAAGATGGAGAAAGCAATGTATAATGAACGCATAAAAGATTGAAACAAAATGTAAAGAGAAGTATGTTTCTTTTAGATGTTTAGAATCATAAATACTAATCTAACTTCTAAATCATCAGTTAATCAGCCGCCGTGGGAGAGAGAAGATTAAACAATGAAGCCTGATGTAACTGAGATCACCTGTTCTGAAGAAAGGGGTTGTTATAACGTATTGCGCCTGATGTTATTGCTTCCATTGTTTTCCGTAACATGCAATAGATCGATTAGTGTCTGAAGTTTGAACAGATTGAATAATAAATCCAGAGGAATGTGGCAGATGCTTACTCATCATGAAACTAACGAAACTCATCGTGGAAGCCGTAGTCATCATCAGAGTCATCCTCGTTGAAAATGGCACTGTAGAAGACGTATGGATGCTCAATCATCTCTGCCAGAGTCAGACGTCCATCTTTGTCTGAATCCGCCTGGTAAgatcagagagaaagagacaaCAATATAACACTGAGCAATTCAACCGCTAACTTAAGGCCATATGTTTTGAGAGTTGGTGATGTACCTGTGATATAATATAATCAGCTTGTTGTTTTGCGTAGTAATGCTCGGTAGGATGGATTTTACTGATGATGGGAAGCAATTCAACGTCTGATAAGTACCTGCACAGAAGTGAGAGGAAGCTCTGTTAAGGGATGCATACATAAATGTTTATCATGATGTGTACTCTTTCTCGACTTAACTTACCCGTCACCGTCTTTGTCAAGTTGAGAAAACAACTGCTTTGCAGGGTCTTCAGGTAAGTCATGATAAGGATGCGTAGCGTTGTGATTATCTTCTTCGTAGTTCCTTACAGTGTCAAAGAGCCCGTGGTAAAACTCTTCAAAACCGATCTTACCATCTTTATCTGAATCTCTTTCTCTGCAAAAGGGAAGGAGAAGAACTCGTTGTGATATAAGCTATGCCAAGGGGGAAAATAACATATGGCTACACTACAGTACCTTACTTCCTCCTTGCACAACCATAGCAGCAACTCATGGTTCTTGGTATCAGCAGGATGAAGAAAGCTATAGGGAAAGAATCAACCAGCAAGAGCATTAGGAAAAGATATCTTTTTGATGAAAGATTGCTTCTAATCAATGGGAGACAAAAACACTTACTCGTTGAACTCTGTTAAGTTCAGTAAACCATCACCATTTGCATCTGATGCATTAAAATGCTCCTCCTTCCACCAACCCATGTTATAGCCAAATGAATCATTacctgaatttttttataactaagTCATTAGCAGTCCTCCTAAGAGACAAAAGTGAGATTTTTTTACTCTACATGCCTAAGTCTGTTGCAAATTGCAATCAATCAGAGGTTACTAAAAGAAGAAAGGTTTCATTTATCATTATTAACTTATTCATCTAACAAGTCCTGCATGAAAATAGCAAGTAGCACACAGATTCTAGTCAGCTCACCAGAGTTGCGGACCCAAGAAGGAGGCTCATACTCAGAGAAAGAGATAAAACCATCCTTGTTTCTATCATGAACGTCCATATCTCTCTGAGTCCTGTGCATAACCTCCTTAGCAGAAGACTGCATATTCCACTCAGTCAATTCACTCTCAGTCACAAACCCATCCGTAGGAGAAACATCAAGCTTCGGAAACAAAGATATCAACCTGCAAAGCACCAAATCAAACCTCAACTAATCAATGCTCTAGCCTAAGAAAATCATCACAAAGGAAATTAAAGTatcaatttaagaaaaaaaatcaaactgcTAACTAGTAAGCACTAAACAATCCCCATAGCCTAAGAAAAGATCACAAATGAAAttaaagtttcaatttttttaaaaatcaaactgCTAACTAGTAACTACTAAACTAATCTCCCATAGCCTGAGAAGATCACAAATGAAATTAaagtatcaatttttaaaatcaaactGCAACTAGTAAGTACTAAACTAATTaaagtttggattttttaaAAACCAAAGATGTGGAAATTAAAGAACCTATCGGTGACATTGAACTTCTCCTCATCATTCAAGTAATCCTCAGCATCCATAAAGTCCTCCCACTCGGGCTGCGACTCGTGACCAGGCGCAGGATCATGAGTCGCTAGCTCGGGGTGAGAATGGTCAATGTGCTGCCGCTCCCACTCCTTATCCTCGCGGCGGCGCTCCATGTCGGCGACGAGGGGGTCGAAGGGGATCGGATCGTGGCGAGTGGGTTTGAAGTTGAAAGAAGAGCGGAGTTTGAGGCGGTGGTGTTGGCCGTGACCGCCGCCGTGGTGGTGGTGATCGTGGTCGGAGTTCTTCTTAGGGGAGTAGGAGACGAGGAAGAGGACGAGGATCCCTACGGTGATGTAGAGTATCACTGAAGCTTTGCTCATGCTGAATGAATGAATCTGAGCTTTTGGGCAAAGTTGAGGTTTTTACACTCTGAATTGAATGAGAAGAAGATGATACTACTAGATCTGTTACAGCTGCAAGATAGAGTCTTTctgaataaatttattttttatttttgatttatgatatatatttacattttagtgtaTCTCGGATTTATGAATGATccatttttttcaatataataaTGGTAATAAACTGTTAACCTTTACAACATTAACTgtgttttaaaaaagttttataagataaaaattattgaaaataactaagcacaaaaaataatgtatgtataattaaaattaacatattttttttaataagcaTATATATTCTAAAACGTTCATTAGTTTggatttatgtataaaaataagatattattgtaaatatattatttttcttgtatAATTTTCAACCAATTAATatttaacaaatataaatatttttgaactttatagcttattattattaatttactaaagtttatataaaatgtaaaaaaaatatttttcaatcaaaatttctctaaaatattttttagggGATGAAGCAgatttaaatttatgtttatttcgATATATCTGCAGAAGATTTAACCCTAGATCAGTTACATTCAAATGATTTTAGTTTATCCCTTTTaggaataaaataaacataGCATGTAATATAACTAGCTTAGTTAAATATCATTAAAGCATACCGCAGCTAATCTGTCTCATTAATGACTATCATTAGCATTGCACTCAACTTCAAGCTGGTCATCGAGAGCTGAGCTTAAGCTTCCACCACGTGGTCCAATCCCATTAACATCTCCCTTTGTCTACGCCTCCATCGATGCACAAACAACACATGTGGTTGTCATCAATTCGCTTCGCTTTCTCAGATTCTCAAATTCTATGATCCCGTGATCCTGCTCTTGCTCGTATACTATTAAGTGGATTGATAGATAGATACTTACTCTGATCAGATACTGTTGATTTGGAAAAAAATGGACAAGTATGAGGTTGTGAAGGATCTGGGGACTGGAAACTTCGGCGTGGCTCGTCTTCTGAAGCACAAGGAGACTAAAGAGCTCGTTGCCATGAAATACATCGAGAGAGGCCGAAAGGTTGGTCCTTTCCTCCTCTCTGTTTCTTAA of the Brassica rapa cultivar Chiifu-401-42 chromosome A03, CAAS_Brap_v3.01, whole genome shotgun sequence genome contains:
- the LOC103855804 gene encoding pyruvate kinase, cytosolic isozyme; this translates as MSNIDIEGILKELPNDGRIPKTKIVCTLGPASRTVPMIEKLLRAGMNVARFNFSHGSHEYHQGTLDNLRTAMQNTGILAAVMLDTKGPEIRTGFLKDGNPIQLKEGQEITITTDYETLGDESTISMSYKKLPLDVKPGNTILCADGSISLAVLSCDPESGTVRCRCENTAMLGERKNVNLPGVVVDLPTLTDKDIEDIMGWGVPNSIDMIALSFVRKGSDLVNVRRVLGSHAKSIMLMSKVENQEGVVNFDEILRETDAFMVARGDLGMEIPIEKIFLAQKLMIYKCNLAGKPVVTATQMLESMIKSPRPTRAEATDVANAVLDGTDCVMLSGESAAGAYPEIAVKVMAKICIEAESSLDYNTIFKERIRATPVPMSPLESLASSAVRAANKAHAKLIIVLTRGGSTAKLVAKYRPSVPILSVVVPVMTTDSFDWTCSDESPARHSLIYRGLIPMLAEGSAKATDSESTEVIIESALKSAVKRGLCNHGDAVVALHRIGVASVIKICVVK
- the LOC103855805 gene encoding calumenin-A; its protein translation is MSKASVILYITVGILVLFLVSYSPKKNSDHDHHHHGGGHGQHHRLKLRSSFNFKPTRHDPIPFDPLVADMERRREDKEWERQHIDHSHPELATHDPAPGHESQPEWEDFMDAEDYLNDEEKFNVTDRLISLFPKLDVSPTDGFVTESELTEWNMQSSAKEVMHRTQRDMDVHDRNKDGFISFSEYEPPSWVRNSGNDSFGYNMGWWKEEHFNASDANGDGLLNLTEFNDFLHPADTKNHELLLWLCKEEVRERDSDKDGKIGFEEFYHGLFDTVRNYEEDNHNATHPYHDLPEDPAKQLFSQLDKDGDGYLSDVELLPIISKIHPTEHYYAKQQADYIISQADSDKDGRLTLAEMIEHPYVFYSAIFNEDDSDDDYGFHDEFR